The following nucleotide sequence is from Lacinutrix sp. Hel_I_90.
CAAAAAGGTATTGACGACGACCGCTATCTCTGGCCAGAGATGTTGCGTGCCGCTGTTGAAACAGAATCGCCTTGGGTTATTTGCGAAAATGTTACTGGAATCTTCAGTATGGAAGGTAAACAAGAATTACCAGGAGAAGTATTTTTTAGAGTGGACAGCCGAAAACTTACCAGATTTGACACGAGTGACCACTATGAGGCAATATACACACGACAATCAAAAATGCTCGTCGGAAATATTATTAAAGACCTTGAAGAAAACAGTTACACCGTCCAAACATTTGTTGTTCCGGCTGCGGCTGCGCAAGCTCCCCACAGGAGAGACAGAGTGTGGATTGTTGCTCACTCCGACAACTATAGAAAGAGCAGAGCATCCCGACAAAATGAGAGCCAGAGCCAAAAAGAACGGTTACAAAAATGGGACGAAGTTCAACAGTCTATCCAGTCAGATAATTTACGGGAACTTTCTTCCGACACCAAAAGCAAGAGAGGCCCCAGATTGCAAAGCGGAAAGGAAAAGGAACACTCCGAGTTTGGAAAGTCAAGCATTGATGGGAATGTTACCAACACCACAAGCACAAGAGGGCGGAAAGATAACAGGAAAGGAGAACCAGGACAGTATAACCAAAAGAGTTCGTCAAGAAACTGGGAAAATTTCCCAACTCAATCCCCGATTTATAATGGAGATGATGGGATTTCCTCCAAACTGGACGGAATTACCTTTTCTAAGTGGAGAAAAGAAACAATAAAAGGCGGAGGTAACGCAATTGTGCCACAAGTTATTTATGAATTTTTTAAATCAATTGAAAGTATAGAGCTTTCATAAAACCTGTAGTCATGCCAACATTACACCTGAACCTAAAAAAGAAGTGGTTTGATATGATTGCTTCTGGAGAAAAAAAAGAAGAGTATAGAGAAATTAAAACTTACTGGAGTAGAATTTTTGGACCAGGAATAAAAGTTAAAGGGAAAGTGTATTATCCTTCAGATGTAATTATTTGTTTTTCTAATGGATATGCTGCAAATAGAAGTCAAATGTTAGTTGAGTGTAAATATTTATCAACCAAAACAGGTAACCCAAAATGGGGAGCAATAGAAAATCAATGTTATTACGTGCTTACATTAGGTAAAGTAGAAATGATAACACCAAAACAGTAGTATGAAAAGAACTTGGTATTTTAAAAACGACATTAGGTTGATGGTATCAATTTATAAAGAGCGACCAATTAAATTTAGCTTTAAATATTACAGCTTTTTTAGTTGGGATTTAAGAATCGGTAAGCTACGGATTGACATAGACGAATTACCATTTTAACAGTAGTTATGAGTATAAAATCAGCAATTAAACAAATCAATAAAGAAATTAAGTCTTTAGAAGATGAGCGCACGAATTTGCAAAATCAATGCAACCACAAAAAATATTCTAATGTTGAATTTATGTGGAGAGTTGGAGCAACTGTAAAAGTTGATATGTGCAAGGATTGTAATAAAGTATTAGAGCCAATAATTTAATAACAGTAGATAAACCAACTACTCTAATTTCTCGAGTAGTTCAAATAAATAGTCAATAAAAATGGATGGAAATATAATCGTTACAAAGACAAATTTTAAAGCCTTTGAAAAAGTTTGCGAAGATAGATTCAATGGAGATTATGAAGTTTTTGAAGAGCATGAATTAGCATATATAGTTAATGTTGTATTTACAGATATTCAAGACATATTTTCTTTAGGACAAATATTCGAACAAGAGAAGTTTAACAACCTTAAACAGTAGATAACATGCAAACGAAAAAACAATCATTTACTGAAGCACTATCAAATACTGCAGTTGGATTTATTATAAGTTATATATCAACTTTTTTAATATTTCCATTGGTTGGATTTGAAAGCAGCCCAAGTAATAATTTAATAATAACCATATATTTTACCATCATATCAATTATAAGAAGCTATGTAATAAGAAGATGGTTTAATAAAAATCAGTAAATAAAAAACAATTATGACAAAAGAAGTAATAATAACAGTAACAGCTCCATGTGAATGTACAGACGAACAATTTACAGAATGGATTTATTACTCTACAGGATATTTGGGTTCAATAAGTATAGATAATCCATTACATGAGTATGATATGGATGCAGATGATGTAACAGTTTAAAACATTAGTTAACGAATAACTACACAAAAACTTAAAAACATGAAAATAGGAACAAAATCAGTATTATTTGGAGCGCATTGCTTCTTTTTACATCCATTCTTTGTAGCAAGGGCATGGACAAAATTATATGGTTTTCCATTAGACCCAAGATTATGGATAGCATTTTTTGTGCATGATTTAGGTTATTTAGGAAAACCAAATATGGATGGTGAAGAAGGTGAAACGCACGTAGAATTAGGCGCAAAAATAATGCGAATATTTGGTAAAAAATGGGCAGATTTTTCAATGTATCATTCCAGATATTATGCAAAAAAACATGGCGCTAAACCTTCAAAACTTTGTTTCGCAGATAAATTATCTTTTTGTTACACACCAATGTGGTTATATCTGCCGATGGTTAATGCGACTGGTGAAATTAAAGAATATTTGAAAAACGCAAAAAAAGCCGAAACCGAACACTGGAAGCCAGTAGAAGGTCAAAAGATTTGGCATGCTCAATTATGCGAGTATATGCAAAAATGGGTTGAAGAACACAAAGATGGCAGTGAAGATACTTGGACTAATTCAGATAGACACGCTATAACAGATAGCGGTGTTACTTCTTAACTAATAACAGTAGTTACTCTATAAATACATAAAACTTAAAATCATGGATAAGCAAAAAGATGATAAAACCGCAGGTAATAAGCCTGAATTATATACCGTTTTAGAAAAGTATGTTAGGTATGTGAAGGATGTAGAAGGAACTGACTATATAAGCATCCAAGACAGTAGGCGGCACATGAGCTATGTTAAATTCACAAAAAAAGCCTGGGAAATATTAGAAAAAATATCTGAAAAGGTAAATAACCCAAATGCCACATAAAACTCAAAATCATGGAATTAAAAGAAGCTCTTATTATATTAGGTATAGAAGAATTTTCAGATCGCATAATTAATAGCAATTCTCAAGGAGAACTATTTCACTTAGTACAATATTTTGTAATAGCAGAAGCTCTAGGCGAAACAGACTGGTTTGCTAATTGGTTTAAAGAAATAGTAACGTTTGCTGAAGCGGAATGGGAAAGACCCGAAAGTGTGTTTCAACATATTCATAAACTTCTAATAGAAAACTTTAAAAATCAGATATCTCACCCCACACCCCAAGCAAAAACATAATCCGAAGCCTCAAGCACATACTCCGTAAGAGTAAACTCCGCACCACCCCATGAGGCTTCTGTAATTAACACCTCTTTGTTTTCGCGCTGTACTTTAACCTTGTAAAACCCTATTTTGGTAGGTTTATCGTCCTCTAAGTCTATATATTCCATAGCATTCACACTAAAAATATTAATCACTCTCCAGGTCTTACAATCGTAAGGCCTTTTTTGTATTCATAATCTACTTTAAAATCAAATCTCAAACTCTCAAAAACTCCAAAATTCTCATTTTCTCAAAAAACAAAAACCCCACACCCCAAAGATAAAAAACGTTTATAGAAAAAAGTGTCAGATTTTGCGTTCAACAGTTCAACAATTCCAACACTTATACTATATTTTTATTTAAGTTATTGATATATAGTTAGTTAACTACCTATTTACGCTATATAATTAACCTTGGTTTTGTTGGAAAATGTTGAACGGGGTTTTTAAGAGTCCAACATTTCGGGGGGTCGTTCAACATTTTCCAACACGCCTTAAAATGCTAAACATCTAATAATCAATTAAATATCTATTTTGTTGGAATTGTTGAACAATTTTCCAACAAAAATACAAAGCTTTCTCTCAAGCGGTGTTTTTACATTTTTAAACAGGAAAAAGTTTGTTTTTTGGTTTTTTCGTCCTTTTCATGGCCTTATTCAATAGTTAATATTGTAGTATGGAGTTTAACAAAAATTCAGAATTACTGCAACGTATTTGCTTGGCACAAATAAAAAGTGTCGATGCTACGGTTTCAATACCAGAATTTCTGCAAATATTCTCTACACCATCTAAAATTACTTTTAGAAACCGCACCAGTTTAAGTCCATCAGGAGTTATGCACACCAAACAGCTCTCTCTTTTCTATCCAGGATTAAGTGATCAAGACTTCAATAAGTTTCACGAATTAGTAAAAGGCAATTACCAGGTATTAGTAAAGCTAAATAATAATGCGATATATGAAATAGCATCATTACAAATACCTATGGAGTGTAACACCTCTTTTACTTTAGGAGATGGCCATGCATTAACCTTTGAAAGCACATCGCCCATTGCTGTAAAATATCGAGACACTCAAGAAACAGATGGTATAACCGTAGATGGTTTTAATTATGATTTTAATTTTTACTTAGAATAATGGAAATACAAAGAATAGCATACCCAGATAAATCTAGCGACATTAATTCTGAAGAAGCAATCAGAAAGTTTTACGATCAAGATGCTAACGAATTAAAAAACGTTATAAATAATAATGCAGATATTTTAGAAACCCTAGAAGCTGCAGCACAATCACCAAATCCATACTATAACCGTTGGACCTCATTAGCATTATTAATAGCCGCACACTCAACAGCAGAAATAAACGCTTATGCAATTATAGATGCTGGAGCAGGACAAACACCGCAAATAGCAGCATGGGATGATGTGGAGCAGTTGTGGGAAATAGCCGGAGCAATAGCAGATAAAGTATACGTTAATAATTTTAGCGCTCTGCCTGCTCCAGGAGTAGAAAATGTATTTTATATAACTACAGATAATTATTTTACTTACATCTGGAAAAACAACCAATACAATCTATTAAACTCACAAACCACAACAACTTTTAATACTATTTATGTTAGAGGAAAAAGTACTACCCCTGTAACTAGTGCGGCTGCTATAGCAGTTGTATTTATTTACGATATTATAACAACTAAGATTACAGGTGCTGTATTTAACGCTAATTATTCAAATTATTTAACTGAAATTAAATTATTATTACCCAATAAATCTTTTCAGTTATCCTTTTATAATGAAACAAAAAAAACAACGTCTATTGCTAAAATAACGGCAATAGATTACACAGATGGTACCAATCAATTCTACAACGTAACTTTAGAACCTATAATAGATCAATCTAAGTTTGATGTTTCAGATAAAATAATTGTTAATATTAGTGTTTATGATGAATTATATAAGCCAACAGAAATAGCAAACACAGGAGCCTTACTTTCTTTATCTAGCGAGGGTGGATTTATTTGTAACATGGCTTCTCCAAATGCAAATACTAAAATAAAATATCAAAATGAAGTTCTTGGCGGTACTGGCATTGTTTTAATAAATGCAGCATCTGAGCCTTATGTTACAAATAGTGTAAGTACAGCGGCAGGTAGTTTTGTAGTAGGGGAATCTTACACTATTGAGGTGGTTGGTGATACAGATTTTACAGCAATTGGAGCATCTGCAAATACGGTTGATGTTCGATTTACTGCAACAGGAATTGGTGCAGGAACTGGTGAAGCATCATTAGATGCTACAAAAATAAAAGGCAGTGATTTTATAATTAGTACAGACATGGAGTTATATGTAAGGTATAACGGTGTGGTTGTACAATATTTCTTTTTAGAGTTATGAGTTTTAATTTCAACATAGCTAGGCGTAATGCAATATCAAGTGCTTCATCTGTAACAGACGCGGATGCACAAATATATATAGACGTCATTAAAACTCATATATCTGTTTCTGTAGCGCATCAAACAATTATAGATAATCTTTTTATTTCTTTAAAATCAAATGGTCTTTACAGTAAATCTATAGCTTTTTATCCTATATATGGGAGTGTTGGAGATTCGCAAAAATATAATGCTAAAAACCCACTAAACACTGATACCGCATATAGACTTGGTTTTACAAGCTCAGTATCACATTCTTTTAATAGTTTATCTGTTCCTAATTTAATATCGGAATATGCTGAAACATATATAAATCAGCTTAATAATACAGTTTTAAATGATTTTAGCTTTTGTTTTTATTCAAAAACAGAGTCTCAGATAAACTCCGCAGACGTTGGTTGTGGGGGATTACAGTTATTTTCAAGAAGAACAGGGGATTTATATTTGTCGGACGTGTATTTAACAACTGGAGCTTCAAGAGTAACATCTACAGCCACAACTTCAATAGGGTCTTTCGGTCTTTCATTATTACCTTCTCCTGTTAAACATTCAATTTACCAAAATGGAACTTTGAAAAACTCAAGAAATGACACAACTGGAACAAGATCAGATAGTAATATATTGATAGGAAACAGAAACGGAGCGTCTACAGGAACAGGTAGAATCTATGCATTTGCTTTCTTTGGCTCTGGACTTACTGATTCAGAAATGAGCGTTTTAAACTCGATTATCCAAACCTATGTAACTAACATTAATGCTTAATACAAACCCTTATAAAATGAACAAAATAGTTTTACAAACAAAAGAAGATATATCTCACGACAGGTGGCAGGCACAATCAAAACGTTTTACCAAAGGAGATACAAGGTTAATTTATGAAAGTCTGCCAGAAAATAGACTAACGAGTAGCAAGGCGCGTATTGAAGTTGTTTTAAATAAACCTTTACTTGGTGGTCTTACAGATTTTGACGCCACAGTAACCTATGTTCAAACATATACCATTGATATTGAAAACCCAATACTTGATCCGGTTACAAATGAGCCTACTGGACAAACTCAGATGGTTACACAGATAGTTAGAAAAGACATATTAAAGTACTTTCATAAAGACCTTTTTGGTAATATATCTGCTTTGTTATTAGCAGTAGACCATTTAGTTCCTGTTGAATATACTGGAATAACCAGAGTAAGGTATCAACTTGGTTATGCTTACCGAGAAAACGCTGTAAAATTCTTCACTTTCGATGCTTTAACGGCAGATGATTACGATATAATTTTAGAATAATGGGGTTTATAGCATCAATAATAGCGTATTTACTTTTTGCCTTAGTAGCAATAGCGGCCTTTATAGTTGTCATGTATAAAAACGCAAAGGTTAATGGCTTCTTTAAAACAATGAATAGTTATTGGTATGTAAACGCTTATGAATTAGATGTATTTGCTAACCATCACTTTGCAGACTTCTGGAATGTGGTTATGCGAACTAAAGGCGGTTACAGATTTGGAGAACCAAAAGAAACAATTAGTAGCGCAATTGGTAAAAACCAACGAGACAAAACCCTTAGTTGGTTTGTAATGGCTATTCTTTATATAATAGATTATAAATATTGGGGTAAAGGTGGGCATTGTTTAAACGCGATAAATAATTAGTTATGGACTTAAGATTTTACAAAGAAATAGCAGGAAGGTATCACAGAGAATTTAAACTATTTAGAGATAGTTTTTTCCCGATTGTTATGAAGTGGGAAGGTGGCGGAAAATTACACAATGTAAAAGGTGATTCTGGTGGGTGGACTGTTTGGGGTGTTGCATACAATTACAATAAGCGACTGTTTACAGATTTTAACGACTTTAAAGACACTACACAAGAGGAAGCTAGTTATATCGCATTTGTTAAGTATTACTTAGCGGCTAAAGCCGAGTTAATGCCAAGAGAAGCAAAGCTATATTATTTTGATATGGCTTATAACATGGGTACAAATAGAGCGATTAAGATAATGCAAAAATGCGCAGGCGTTAAACAAGATGGAATAATTGGAGTTATAACAGAATCGAAAATGCAAAACGTCACCGAGTGTTGTTTAATGATGGAAAGGAATAGTTTTTATAACCGATTAGCCGAAAAAGCATATAGATATAAGAAATTTTTAAAAGGTTGGTTAAATCGTAGTAAATCAATTTATGACTTTCAGTATTAAGCGAAAATAAAATACACCTGTAGAGTTCTCCCATCTGCAAATTGAGCCGAAACAATTAAAAACGGAGAAGAATGTAAGTGTTTAAATCCTAACGTTAAACATATTTTTAAAAGATGAAGAATTATATAGAAATTAGTATCGCTGGCATTGTAGCGCTTTTTAGTACGTTTCAATTAACCTACAAACATTATAGCGAAAATGCTGGATTATTAGACATGGATTTTACTAAAAACGATATAACCATATTGTTATTAGTAACCACGTGTTGGATTATAAAACTATTGTTAGACAGGAAGAATCCGTTGCGTAAAAACCCTAATTTTTTAGACTATATAGGCAGTTTTTTAATCACTTACATATTGACAGCAAGTACGTATGCATACGTGATTGTTAAAAATATAGAGCTTGGTATTGTGTTGTTTTTAATGTCATTATTTGCAATATTCTCAACAGATTTTTTAAATATTTTAATGGAGAAAGAAACACGAGATCAATTTAAAAAATCAATAATATCAATAATAAAAACACTAACAGAAAAACTTAATAAAATACTTTCTTAATCATGGAAAATCAAACCGTTTCAAGTTACATAGGCTTTGTGCTCTTAATTATAATGTATGCGCTTTTGCTTTATGTTTGGTCTAATGCTAAGAGGCATTTAACACCACTTATTAGATATATTATTTTTTTCGGAATCATTTATATAGGCACTAAAATAAGTATCGATTTCTCGAATGGTATAAACCTTTTTGGCATGGATTTGCTAACACATGTTTTCACAGCGTTAATGGTCTATTTCATACTCATAGGCTTTCAATTTCACAATAAGGTAAGTTACGCCTGGAGAGTTACAAAACTTAAAAACATATTTAGGTGGGAACGCTGCAGAATATCTTTTAAACTCATGAGGCAGATGGCACGAGAAAAAGACCTTCAGGATAAAAAGTGTAAAAGCTGCAACACCGATTGTAAAAAATTAAGAGATAAAACCTTAAATAATACTAGATATGAAAATACGTGCCATTAAAAAGAACCCAAAATTAACCTTTAGCGTAATAATTTCAATCGCTACAACGCTATTAACGGTGTTAAGTGGTAATGCCGAATTACTAGGTATTAACGCTAAAACAATAATGATTATTAGTTTAATCGTTTCAACAGCTTCTCTGGTTTACGATAAGTACTTTGATAGCGAACAAAGTTTATTTAGTAAGGCCAGTGATAGAATAGAACAATCTCGAAAATGGTTTTAAAATGATGGCGCTTTTAAATATAAATAACCTAAAAATTTACGCTATTGTAATTGCTATAATAGGCGCAGTTTGGTACTATAAAGATGCTGAGAAAGCAAAGGCTGATTTAAAGGTTCAGGAATCAAATAGTGAAATGATACGCAAATATGATAGTCTTAAATTCGCTTCTGTTACTTATGACAAAAAAGAGCTTGATGAGTATTTGGAATATCAGCGTAAGGACCTGAAACAGTTTTTGAATGAAAATAAAATTTCATCTCGTAAAATTGAACAAATCATTACTCAAAAATTAGAGTATTTAGATCAAGTGGATCGCTCTACAGATTTACAACCAATATTAGATGCTATAAAACGAAAAACAAACATTCGTGTTCCGGTTATAGATAGCACAAAATGCTTAGTGATTAAAGGTTTTGTGGTTTTTGAAAACGACACACTCACGCTTGATATTACAGACCGTAAATTTAAAAACCGTAGTGATGTTGTTAGTTATTGGGAGCGCAACCAATGGAGCTTCCTAGGTATTAAAACACGTTTATTTGGACGTAAAAAAGCGACTGTAATTATAAAAGATGATTGTGGTAATACAGAAACTTTTGTTATAGATAAGAGAAAGTAGATATTAATTAAACAAACATGTTTGTATTATAGCGCGATAAAAGTTATATTTGGTTAATCCTCTAAACATGTCTAGAAACAATTACCAGTTAGTCGCGCTACCCCTAAAGCCTCA
It contains:
- a CDS encoding glycosyl hydrolase 108 family protein → MDLRFYKEIAGRYHREFKLFRDSFFPIVMKWEGGGKLHNVKGDSGGWTVWGVAYNYNKRLFTDFNDFKDTTQEEASYIAFVKYYLAAKAELMPREAKLYYFDMAYNMGTNRAIKIMQKCAGVKQDGIIGVITESKMQNVTECCLMMERNSFYNRLAEKAYRYKKFLKGWLNRSKSIYDFQY
- a CDS encoding DNA cytosine methyltransferase; this translates as MQLAQGSIFSGIGGPDLAAHWMGWKNVFHCEWNKFGQRLLKYYWPNSKSYEDITKTDFSIHRGTIDVLTGGFPCQPFSVAGQQKGIDDDRYLWPEMLRAAVETESPWVICENVTGIFSMEGKQELPGEVFFRVDSRKLTRFDTSDHYEAIYTRQSKMLVGNIIKDLEENSYTVQTFVVPAAAAQAPHRRDRVWIVAHSDNYRKSRASRQNESQSQKERLQKWDEVQQSIQSDNLRELSSDTKSKRGPRLQSGKEKEHSEFGKSSIDGNVTNTTSTRGRKDNRKGEPGQYNQKSSSRNWENFPTQSPIYNGDDGISSKLDGITFSKWRKETIKGGGNAIVPQVIYEFFKSIESIELS